The Selenomonas sp. AB3002 genome contains a region encoding:
- a CDS encoding efflux RND transporter periplasmic adaptor subunit, translating into MVAYGKKSAALLSSVVLAASLFLTGCGEEQAPPQSKASVKAMKVMKQDTPVSYAYPGQLEGTDEVEVHARVSGSVMEKYFQGGAEVHAGQPLYRLDSRQYESAVLEAQASLHKSQATLRNAQEDLARDEMLWAKKAVSEQTLTSQRATVAEYEAEVESERAAVRKAQENLDDTIVYAPMDGRLSVDDVAVGTYATAGGTTLVTLGSIDPIYAKFSISETEYLNLLAKAMEKDGDPDASDEPMPKVKITLSNGQVYPLEGDIIAADKGFSNNSGSLTVKALFPNPHGVMLSGMFVRVGLVGVTAKDAILVPQRAVQQLLDETFVLVVGDDGKSVSKKVELGEKVGSYYIVKKGVTTDDTVIVDGLTNLQSGRELDVTMVTAEDMGFSLTESADIVDKS; encoded by the coding sequence ATGGTAGCATATGGGAAAAAATCCGCAGCCTTGCTAAGCTCAGTGGTGCTGGCAGCCAGCCTTTTCCTGACGGGCTGCGGAGAGGAACAGGCACCGCCGCAAAGCAAGGCGTCAGTCAAGGCCATGAAGGTCATGAAGCAGGATACGCCGGTTTCCTATGCTTATCCGGGGCAGCTGGAGGGCACGGATGAAGTAGAGGTCCATGCCCGGGTGTCCGGCAGCGTCATGGAGAAATATTTCCAGGGAGGGGCCGAGGTGCATGCAGGCCAGCCTCTGTACCGTCTGGATTCCCGCCAGTACGAGTCTGCTGTGCTGGAAGCTCAGGCCAGCCTGCACAAGTCACAGGCCACTCTGAGAAATGCCCAGGAAGATCTGGCACGTGATGAGATGCTCTGGGCCAAAAAGGCCGTTTCTGAGCAGACCCTCACCAGCCAGAGGGCTACGGTGGCAGAGTATGAGGCAGAAGTGGAATCTGAGCGGGCAGCGGTGAGGAAGGCCCAGGAAAATCTCGACGATACCATTGTCTATGCCCCCATGGACGGCAGGCTGTCTGTGGATGATGTGGCAGTGGGCACTTATGCTACCGCTGGCGGCACCACGCTGGTGACCCTGGGCTCCATAGACCCCATCTATGCCAAGTTCAGCATCAGTGAGACTGAGTACCTGAACCTCCTGGCCAAGGCCATGGAAAAAGACGGCGACCCCGATGCATCTGACGAGCCGATGCCAAAAGTCAAAATCACTCTTTCCAACGGCCAGGTGTATCCTCTGGAAGGCGATATCATCGCGGCTGACAAGGGATTTTCCAACAATTCTGGCTCCCTTACCGTCAAGGCTCTTTTCCCGAATCCTCATGGTGTGATGCTGTCCGGCATGTTTGTCCGTGTGGGGCTTGTGGGCGTGACGGCAAAAGACGCTATCCTTGTGCCCCAGCGGGCCGTGCAGCAGTTGCTGGACGAGACCTTTGTGCTGGTGGTGGGAGATGATGGCAAATCTGTCTCCAAGAAAGTGGAACTGGGAGAGAAAGTTGGCAGCTACTATATTGTGAAGAAGGGCGTTACCACTGATGATACGGTGATTGTCGATGGCCTGACCAACCTTCAGTCAGGCAGGGAACTGGATGTCACTATGGTGACGGCAGAGGATATGGGCTTCTCCCTGACTGAATCTGCTGACATCGTAGACAAGTCATAA